A single genomic interval of Nonomuraea rubra harbors:
- a CDS encoding sensor histidine kinase, with amino-acid sequence MKAWSLRSRLVMAVLGLATLGLVLSNVVGIALLRDHLMDRVDGELQQITRVLSTKAVTTFTRMPVTLNDVIAKRIAAVQRIMIYNPDGSLQSSSSADDGQPRPVIGEIEVGVNYTVPGSSGPSWRIRAAALPDGDLLVFAQSLAGLEQTQTAAIAIAFAVSAVVLLLIGLSANAVVRLGLRPLTRMEATAGHIARGDFARRVLAADPRTEPGRLAAAMNVMLDRLQSEIAARTGSEARMRSFLADASHELRTPLTSVRGFAELHRRGGGDADEAMRRIEDEAARMSVLVDDLLTLAQLDEERPLDRRPVDLLEVAADTIRDARVRVPERQVRLAGLDGRLTPVSVVGDEARLRQVAANLIGNALCHTPAEASITVKVGSIGHLGVLEVADTGPGVPPEHVPRLFDRLYRVGQGRSRADGGAGLGLAIVSAIVRAHGGRVELDTAPGRGAAFRVLLPGSEVTPSPL; translated from the coding sequence ATGAAAGCCTGGAGCCTGCGTTCCCGCCTCGTCATGGCCGTGCTCGGGCTCGCCACGCTCGGCCTCGTGCTCTCCAACGTCGTCGGCATCGCGCTGCTGCGCGACCACCTGATGGACCGCGTGGACGGCGAGCTCCAGCAGATCACCAGGGTCCTGAGCACCAAGGCCGTCACGACGTTCACCAGGATGCCCGTCACGCTCAACGACGTGATCGCCAAGCGGATCGCCGCCGTCCAGCGCATCATGATCTACAACCCTGACGGCTCGCTGCAATCCAGCAGCTCCGCCGACGACGGCCAGCCGCGCCCCGTCATCGGCGAGATCGAGGTCGGCGTCAACTACACCGTGCCCGGCTCCAGCGGCCCCTCCTGGCGGATCCGCGCCGCCGCGCTGCCCGACGGCGACCTCCTGGTGTTCGCCCAGTCGCTCGCCGGGCTGGAGCAGACCCAGACCGCGGCCATCGCCATCGCCTTCGCCGTCAGCGCCGTGGTGCTGCTCCTGATCGGGCTGAGCGCCAACGCCGTCGTACGCCTCGGCCTGCGTCCCCTGACCAGGATGGAGGCCACGGCCGGGCACATCGCCCGCGGCGACTTCGCCCGCCGCGTGCTCGCCGCGGACCCGCGCACCGAGCCCGGCCGCCTGGCCGCCGCCATGAACGTCATGCTCGACCGCCTCCAGTCCGAGATCGCCGCCAGGACCGGCTCCGAGGCCCGCATGCGCAGCTTCCTCGCCGACGCCTCCCACGAGCTGCGCACCCCCCTGACCTCCGTACGCGGCTTCGCGGAGCTGCACCGCAGGGGTGGCGGCGACGCCGACGAGGCCATGCGCAGGATCGAGGACGAGGCCGCCAGGATGAGCGTCCTGGTCGACGACCTGCTCACGCTCGCCCAGCTCGACGAGGAACGCCCGCTGGACCGCCGGCCCGTGGACCTGCTGGAGGTCGCCGCCGACACCATCCGCGACGCCCGCGTCCGCGTGCCGGAACGCCAGGTCAGGCTGGCCGGGCTGGACGGCAGGCTCACCCCCGTCTCGGTCGTGGGCGACGAGGCCCGCCTGCGCCAGGTCGCCGCCAACCTCATCGGCAACGCGCTCTGCCACACCCCCGCCGAGGCGTCCATCACCGTCAAGGTCGGCAGCATCGGGCACCTGGGCGTGCTGGAGGTGGCCGACACCGGGCCCGGCGTGCCGCCCGAGCACGTGCCACGCCTGTTCGACCGTCTCTACCGGGTCGGCCAGGGCAGATCCAGGGCCGACGGCGGCGCCGGGCTCGGCCTGGCCATCGTCTCCGCGATCGTGCGCGCCCACGGCGGCCGCGTCGAGCTCGACACCGCGCCCGGCAGGGGCGCCGCGTTCCGCGTACTCCTACCTGGCTCCGAGGTGACTCCGAGCCCGCTCTGA